One genomic window of Methanobrevibacter sp. includes the following:
- a CDS encoding nucleotidyltransferase family protein, whose amino-acid sequence MSQVSKILKRDMQLFYNDFDDESIISDKSSEDILVSDFTEYNPLHNGHFHCMKTAKDMFPESLFVAIVPGLFERSGRGIPYILPREIRAEIAISVGADIVVEGPPMGIMGSGQYSLCLCKMFQALNTDYIPRGYKPVEGMDEILKRINLGHHIASKPYKIVDKTTHETILKGKLEEDNYVITSFSNSLSKIGFEYKDKFIFVKRIEGVSGTLIRESILDDNFDNVLDMMPKKTIDVLKREIQNDGIIYGIRDEEAILNTANNFSLKELSNLNLFNEKLAINIIENRPYNDILTLEKSIQQGFSSHFKQRVLSILENPIPKKVISHYIDKYPSNIRVLGYKNKETLEKFKEKVNNENISLLRV is encoded by the coding sequence ATGTCTCAAGTTTCTAAAATTCTTAAAAGAGATATGCAGTTGTTTTATAATGATTTTGATGATGAAAGTATAATTTCGGACAAATCATCTGAAGATATTCTGGTCTCAGATTTCACTGAATACAATCCTTTACATAATGGTCATTTTCATTGCATGAAAACTGCAAAAGACATGTTTCCTGAGTCATTATTTGTAGCTATTGTGCCGGGTTTATTTGAAAGAAGTGGTAGAGGCATACCTTATATATTGCCAAGAGAAATTAGGGCAGAAATTGCAATTTCAGTTGGGGCAGACATTGTAGTCGAAGGTCCCCCAATGGGAATAATGGGATCAGGACAGTATTCATTGTGCTTATGCAAAATGTTTCAGGCATTGAATACAGATTATATTCCCAGAGGCTATAAGCCAGTGGAAGGTATGGATGAGATTTTAAAACGTATTAATTTGGGTCACCATATAGCTTCAAAACCATATAAAATCGTTGATAAGACCACTCATGAAACCATTTTAAAAGGAAAGCTTGAGGAAGATAATTATGTAATAACCTCATTTTCAAATTCATTGTCGAAAATAGGTTTTGAATATAAGGATAAATTTATTTTCGTAAAAAGGATTGAAGGTGTAAGCGGAACCCTTATTCGTGAAAGCATCCTTGATGATAATTTTGATAATGTTTTGGACATGATGCCTAAAAAGACAATTGATGTATTAAAAAGGGAAATTCAAAACGATGGAATAATTTACGGCATTAGAGATGAGGAAGCTATTTTAAACACGGCAAACAATTTTTCCCTGAAAGAGTTGTCAAATCTAAATTTGTTTAATGAAAAATTAGCCATTAATATTATTGAAAACAGGCCATATAATGATATTTTAACGTTAGAAAAATCAATTCAACAGGGATTTTCATCTCATTTTAAGCAAAGGGTCTTAAGCATATTGGAAAATCCAATTCCTAAAAAAGTCATTTCACATTATATTGATAAATATCCATCAAATATTCGAGTATTGGGATATAAAAATAAAGAAACATTAGAAAAATTTAAAGAAAAAGTCAATAATGAAAATATTTCATTATTGAGGGTTTAA
- a CDS encoding dihydroorotase family protein — protein sequence MDLVLKNCKLINETGEYYIKLEDGRINEISKTPLKSEKIIDIKNNYVLPGFIDPHIHFRDPGLTQKEDFKTGSLAAANGGFTTVIDMPNTLPKTNTYKALKEKIEIAEKKSVVNFELQMGHNTLDEMRKMIELDPISVKVFMDLESDESLEKIFHDLSILNKTTKYNGLVAVHCEKKSIVEQETEKLKQKEENPAIDYTYARPAESEDESVRQAIELARANNLKLHICHLSSSKSLARVKNASKSMPVSWEFTPHHLLLDNSAYNIYGTLIKTNPPLRPKENSVKISDLDETSIIGTDHAPHTLEDKSKDTWTSSPGIPNLETVVPLLLTEVNKKNLDLNILPKILSENAAKIYGLKNKGKIAQGYDADLTVIDLKQKGKFNIEEFKTKAEYSPFDGWEYQGMPIMTIVNGKIVMNKL from the coding sequence ATGGATTTAGTTTTAAAAAATTGTAAGCTAATAAATGAAACTGGCGAATATTATATTAAACTTGAAGATGGAAGAATTAACGAAATTTCAAAAACTCCTTTAAAATCAGAAAAAATAATTGATATAAAAAATAACTATGTTCTGCCAGGTTTTATTGACCCTCATATACATTTTAGAGACCCAGGACTGACTCAAAAAGAAGATTTTAAAACTGGAAGTTTGGCAGCGGCAAATGGAGGTTTTACAACAGTAATAGATATGCCAAACACACTTCCAAAAACAAATACCTACAAAGCACTTAAAGAAAAAATCGAAATTGCTGAAAAAAAATCTGTAGTGAACTTTGAACTTCAAATGGGACATAATACTTTAGATGAAATGAGAAAAATGATTGAACTTGATCCCATTTCAGTTAAAGTTTTCATGGATTTGGAAAGCGATGAAAGTTTAGAAAAAATATTCCATGATTTATCCATTTTAAACAAAACAACAAAATATAATGGGCTTGTAGCAGTCCACTGTGAAAAAAAATCGATTGTTGAACAAGAAACCGAAAAATTAAAGCAAAAAGAAGAAAATCCTGCTATTGATTATACTTATGCAAGACCGGCTGAATCTGAAGACGAATCTGTAAGACAAGCAATTGAACTGGCAAGGGCCAATAATTTGAAGTTGCATATCTGTCATTTAAGTTCAAGCAAATCATTAGCTAGGGTAAAAAATGCAAGTAAAAGTATGCCTGTAAGTTGGGAATTTACACCACATCATTTATTGCTAGATAATTCTGCATACAATATATATGGCACATTAATAAAAACCAATCCTCCTCTAAGACCAAAAGAGAATAGTGTAAAAATTAGTGATTTAGATGAAACATCAATAATAGGAACAGATCATGCACCTCATACACTTGAAGATAAAAGCAAAGATACATGGACATCATCACCAGGAATTCCTAACCTTGAAACTGTTGTTCCATTATTATTAACTGAAGTGAATAAGAAAAATCTGGATTTGAACATACTTCCAAAAATTTTAAGTGAAAATGCGGCAAAGATTTACGGGCTTAAAAATAAAGGAAAAATAGCCCAAGGATATGATGCAGATTTAACCGTAATAGATTTAAAACAAAAAGGAAAATTCAATATTGAAGA
- the rplJ gene encoding 50S ribosomal protein L16 translates to MVRAYTRRDYIRKTPNSRIVQYDMGNLKDEFPVQLSLAVKKPAQIRHNSLEAARIASNRLMQRAAGRMGYHLKLRVYPHQIVRENPMATGAGADRVQSGMRNAFGKPISVEAIVKKNQRIITIDCNAKNFEEAKVALKRAGMKLPVPCKIVVDKGAELIK, encoded by the coding sequence ATGGTTCGTGCTTATACAAGAAGAGATTATATTAGAAAAACCCCAAATTCAAGAATCGTACAATACGATATGGGTAATTTAAAAGATGAATTTCCAGTGCAATTAAGTTTAGCTGTTAAAAAACCAGCTCAAATTAGACACAACTCTTTAGAAGCAGCAAGGATTGCTTCTAACAGATTAATGCAAAGAGCAGCTGGAAGAATGGGATACCACTTAAAATTAAGAGTATACCCACACCAAATCGTAAGAGAAAACCCAATGGCAACTGGTGCAGGAGCAGATAGGGTACAAAGTGGTATGAGAAATGCTTTCGGTAAACCTATTTCTGTTGAAGCTATCGTTAAGAAAAATCAAAGAATAATTACTATTGACTGTAATGCTAAAAACTTTGAAGAAGCTAAAGTCGCACTCAAAAGAGCAGGTATGAAATTACCGGTTCCATGTAAAATTGTAGTCGACAAAGGCGCAGAATTAATTAAATAG
- a CDS encoding KEOPS complex subunit Pcc1 has translation MKIKGNITFIYKTSNDAKLVFDSLEVDNENYLTSTLDHDSINYEINSEKLGTFLATADDLIASEIVVEKIVEKTKQ, from the coding sequence ATGAAAATAAAAGGGAATATTACTTTTATATATAAAACTTCCAATGATGCAAAACTGGTATTTGATTCACTTGAAGTGGACAATGAAAATTATCTGACTTCCACACTAGATCATGATTCCATTAATTATGAAATAAACAGTGAAAAATTAGGTACATTTCTTGCAACTGCAGACGATTTAATTGCTTCAGAAATAGTAGTTGAAAAAATCGTTGAAAAAACTAAACAATGA
- a CDS encoding ATPase translates to MECYYHPDRDGTDTCAICGKSICKECGLEIAGKIYCKECLEKIVGLGIENKPAEPVQEPVRTEPARLNKQPVDENIYQPQVESVEVPPVQEEIQPVSEIKQIRDDSPYNIKSNIEYDGGLETSYLDENEPIQPQRIEQAPISQEPQIAQNEPNYVTEQISQKAPETQEYIYPDHSYEPQPTSARMELEDKYEKYLDDLYFDEEEVPLGEQLAKDEAQYGSLTRKEYPTREEPSLKQSSAKRRKPETPEEMEARIRAEILAEKEGGKKIKDQNIHNLNYQEEKEPMGAVDIILTIILIIVILVVIYYLIYVFVLHAAYPTFMDAVYALSNPQNVINNVLNPQ, encoded by the coding sequence ATGGAATGTTATTATCATCCTGATAGAGATGGCACAGATACATGTGCAATATGTGGAAAATCAATTTGTAAAGAATGTGGTTTAGAAATTGCTGGAAAAATTTACTGTAAAGAATGTTTAGAAAAAATTGTAGGTCTTGGAATTGAAAATAAACCTGCTGAACCAGTACAGGAACCTGTTAGAACTGAACCAGCAAGACTCAATAAACAACCTGTTGATGAAAATATTTATCAACCTCAAGTTGAAAGTGTAGAAGTACCTCCTGTTCAGGAAGAGATTCAACCAGTTTCTGAAATTAAACAAATTCGTGATGACTCTCCATATAATATAAAAAGCAATATTGAATATGATGGAGGTCTTGAAACATCTTATTTAGATGAAAATGAACCTATTCAACCACAAAGAATAGAACAAGCTCCAATCTCTCAAGAGCCACAAATTGCACAAAACGAACCGAATTATGTTACAGAGCAAATTTCACAAAAAGCTCCTGAAACTCAGGAATATATTTATCCAGACCATTCATATGAGCCTCAGCCAACAAGTGCTAGAATGGAATTAGAAGACAAATATGAAAAATATTTGGATGACTTATATTTTGATGAGGAAGAAGTGCCATTAGGTGAACAATTAGCAAAAGATGAAGCACAATATGGTTCATTAACTAGAAAAGAATATCCTACAAGAGAAGAACCATCATTAAAACAATCTTCTGCTAAAAGAAGAAAACCTGAAACCCCTGAAGAAATGGAAGCTAGAATTAGAGCTGAAATCTTAGCTGAAAAAGAAGGCGGTAAAAAAATCAAGGATCAAAACATCCATAATTTAAATTATCAGGAAGAAAAAGAACCTATGGGTGCAGTAGACATCATCTTAACTATTATTTTGATTATAGTCATTTTAGTAGTAATCTACTATTTAATTTATGTATTTGTATTGCATGCAGCTTATCCAACATTTATGGATGCAGTATATGCACTTTCAAACCCTCAAAATGTAATTAATAATGTTTTAAACCCTCAATAA